In Acropora muricata isolate sample 2 chromosome 11, ASM3666990v1, whole genome shotgun sequence, one DNA window encodes the following:
- the LOC136889488 gene encoding uncharacterized protein, which produces MDLTGVQSPQMDWDAENLPERWKRFRQHVELMFSGPLAAKKEEEKCSYLLIWCGEKGRDIANTWSDVSDDDKKKLNTYFERFANHVEPKCNPVFSRYKFHKRVQAESETVEQFVTDLKLLVRDCSFKEPDEMIRDRIVFGTNSRKIREKLINEGKELNLDKAIDIARTYEMSQSQMKSMEAGDKAVHSVNRDQQSRKDPPKPHTEPPQRGACGRCGRTHAKDSCPAMGKTCLKCKKANHFANMCKTRDQKVHEVSDNPYQVSDSLFVESISEDVNQANQVFVDIEIGNKKIPVSFKLDTGAQVNVIPSHVFHQLKCNNLESTTQGLFGYGGKPLKVEGKCTLACSYKGTQGQHHFYVVSTQAPPILGLSSCLSLNLIQLVFSVEERQGSDAVSQTPGDILTEYKDVFEGLGSFPGVHKIQLKPEVNPVIHPPRKVPIALRDKLQKELERMESLEVIAKVTEPTD; this is translated from the coding sequence ATGGATTTAACCGGAGTACAGAGTCCTCAAATGGATTGGGACGCCGAAAATTTACCAGAACGCTGGAAACGCTTCCGACAACACGTGGAACTCATGTTCAGTGGTCCGCTCGCTGcaaagaaagaggaagaaaagTGTAGTTATTTGCTGATATGGTGTGGCGAGAAAGGACGAGACATTGCCAACACTTGGAGTGATGTTTCTGATGACGATAAAAAGAAGCTCAATACGTATTTTGAGAGATTTGCGAATCATGTGGAACCGAAATGCAATCCAGTATTTTCCCGCTACAAGTTTCACAAAAGAGTGCAAGCAGAGTCCGAAACGGTAGAACAATTCGTAACAGACCTGAAGCTTCTGGTTAGAGATTGTTCCTTTAAGGAACCCGACGAGATGATTCGTGACAGAATTGTTTTTGGAACAAACTCTCGCAAGATCCGAGAAAAGCTAATTAACGAAGGAAAAGAGCTGAACCTTGACAAGGCCATAGACATTGCCCGAACATACGAAATGTCACAATCACAAATGAAGTCAATGGAGGCAGGCGACAAAGCCGTACACAGTGTGAATAGAGATCAGCAATCCAGAAAAGATCCTCCAAAGCCACATACAGAGCCCCCACAGCGAGGTGCGTGTGGCAGATGTGGAAGGACCCACGCAAAGGATTCATGTCCAGCCATGGGGAAAACGTGCCTAAAGTGCAAAAAGGCAAACCACTTCGCCAACATGTGTAAAACACGAGACCAGAAAGTACACGAGGTCAGTGATAACCCTTATCAAGTAAGTGACAGTTTGTTTGTAGAATCTATCTCAGAAGATGTCAACCAAGCCAACCAAGTATTTGTAGACATTGAGATTGGAAACAAGAAGATACCAGTAAGTTTCAAGCTTGATACTGGGGCCCAAGTGAATGTTATACCTTCACATGTGTTCCACCAACTTAAGTGTAATAATCTGGAGAGCACAACACAGGGGCTGTTTGGCTACGGTGGCAAGCCCCTCAAGGTGGAAGGAAAGTGCACTTTAGCTTGTTCATACAAAGGGACACAAGGGCAACACCATTTTTATGTAGTGTCAACCCAAGCACCTCCAATACTGGGATTATCATCGTGCTTATCACTAAACCTGATTCAGCTAGTCTTCTCAGTAGAAGAAAGACAGGGCAGTGACGCTGTCTCCCAAACCCCAGGGGACATATTAACTGAGTACAAAGACGTGTTTGAAGGGTTGGGATCATTTCCAGGAGTACACAAAATCCAACTGAAACCTGAAGTCAACCCTGTGATTCATCCGCCACGGAAAGTCCCAATAGCTCTCCGGGACAAGCTGCAAAAGGAGTTGGAGAGAATGGAGAGTTTAGAAGTTATTGCAAAAGTTACGGAACCCACAGACTAG